GTAACGGTGGTATTGGATACACCAGCCTGTTCGGGAACAGGGACAGCATATAGCAGGTCTTCGCTGGTATTCTTGTACCATTCGGCTGTGAATTCCAAGCGATTGTTAAACAAGGCAAGGTCGACACCCACGTTGTAGGTCTTCTTTTTCTCCCATGCCAAGTTACTGTCCACGAAAGTGGAAACGGCAGAACCGGTCACTACGTTACCGTTGAAATTGTAAGTCATGTTGTTGCGCGACATGACAGCCTGATACATATACTCGCCGATATTCTCGTTACCGAGTTCACCATAACTGGCACGCACCTTGAACAGGTTTACAACATTTTGGTCGAAGGGGAAGAATTTTTCTTTGTCGAAACGCCAACCCACAGAGACGGAAGGGAAAGTTCCCCAACGGATATTTCTGGTCAGGCGGGAACTGCCATCCCGGCGCACTGTTGCTGAGAATAAGTATCTGTCATCGTAATTGTAATTGATACGACCGATGTAAGAAAGGATTGAATGCTTGTATTCGTAGCTGTTAGAATACGTATCGGAAGCATTCTGGAGCTGTAGGAAATAAGGCTCGGTGAAGTTGATTCCCCATCCGGTCAGCAGGTCGGTATCTTCTTCTTCGTAAGTCTGGCCTGCCAATACGTTAATGTGATGCTTGCCTATCGTGCCATCGTAAGTAATCACGTTCTCTATTAAAGCATCCGAATAGTCGCGCGACCCTTTGGTGAGTCGTTCGTTGCTCTTGGCCAAGTACACACGGTTGCTTTGCACCCATGCAGGAATCCAAGTAAAGTCCTTGCAATGGGTTTTGCTGTAAGAGAGGTTGACTTTATAGTTGAGCTTATGATTTTTGTTGTCAACGCCAATCATTTTGAGGACATCCACATCAGCAGATCCGGTTCCCACGAAACGATCCACGCGAGTGTTGCGTTTCAGCAGGTTATTTACCAGCAATGGGTTGGAAGCGGAGATGTCACCATGCACGGTATCGTAGTATACGCCGTAGCCGTAAGCGTCATAATTGAAGTTGTTGGCGATTCCCACCAAGTTGTCAAGTACCCATGTAGAAGAATCGTATGCCTTGATGGTGGGTTGCATCAGTAAAGTGCCACGCAGCACATTGGTAACATCACCATACAAGCCTTGAACGTATTCGGAAGCATTCGACAAGCCCATGTTGTCTTGGTCGGAGTGGGAGTAAACAAGGCTGGTCTGGAATTTTATGAACTTAGTCTCCATGATGTTGTTGACACGTGCCGTATAACGTTCGTAGTTAGGGCCGGCACCTTCGAGAGTCCCTTTCTGGTTGAAATAGTCTAATGCTATATTATAGGTGTTATGAGCGCCACCTCCGGAGAGGTTCACATTGTGGTTTTGACGGATACCCGTTTTGAATACTTCGTCAAACCAGTTAGTATTGGTGTCATCTTGGAAATGGTATTTTCCGGTTTCGCTGTCAAACTTGTATCCTGTTGGCAACGGAGTGTTGGAGTTTGCGGCCGCCTGACCGATGTACTGGCTGTATTGGTCAGCATTCATTACATCATAGACATCCTTAGGGATATTATCCACACCGAAGTATCCATTGTAATCCACTTTCAGCGGTTGGTCTTTTTGTCCGCGTTTGGTAGTGATGATAATCACACCATTGGCAGCGCGCGAACCGTAGATGGCAGCAGCCGAAGCATCCTTCAGTACTTGGATGGTTTCAATATCGTTTGAGGAGAAATCGCGAATGGAAGTTCCCATGGGAACACCGTCGATAACATAAAGAGGAGAGGTGTCACCGAAAGACCCGACACCACGTATGCGAACGGTAGGATCGGCACCAGGCTGTCCGTCGGAGGTGATTTGCACACCGGAAACCTTACCTTCGAGCATGGTGGAGATGTTGGAGTTTGATGTCTGTTTCAAGGCTTCCGCATCTACCACGGCAACAGAACCGGTTAAGTCGGACTTCTTTTGTGTACCGTAACCTACGACAACCACTTGTTCAAGCATCTTATTATCGGCTTGCAACTGGATGCCTTCAATAATAGCACGATTGCGAACAGCTACTTCACGTTCCTTGAAGCCCACATAGCTTATCAAAAGGGTAGAGTTTCCGGGAACCTCCAGTTGGAAGTTTCCGTTTAAGTCGGTGATGGTTCCGCCTTGTCCATTTTTAACCCTGACAGTAGCCCCTGGCATGGGTTCACCTTGTTCGTCGATAACTTGACCACGAACCTTGATAGTCGGAGACTGTGCCACGGTAGCCATTGCAGGTGTAGGATACACCGATATGCCACCAAAGGTGCACAGACTAAGCATTACGGAAAAAAATAAATGTTTCCTCATTTTTAAAAGTATTAAGGTTGTAAATTTGATGGATTAGATTGTTGTGCAATAGGGGAAAGGTTGAATTCAGCCGATGCTATGCACGATGCGACAGCCATTTTCTTGTCATTCTTCATAATATTAATATTAGATAAACTTAAAAGATGCATGGTTCTTTCCCAAAGGATTGAGCACCAATTGCATGGCAAAAATATGACATTGATTATAAATGAGGGTGGACAAACGTGTTTTAGAGGTGGATAAAAGCATTTTAAGTGTAAAAGGAGACAGCTTATTATGTGAAATTATTGTTTTAGGTAAAACTATTCTTCCTTATTAAGTAGTGAACTTGGTGTCGTATTGAAGTATTTGGTGAAGCACCTTGTAAAATATTTCGGATCATTGAACCCGACTTCATAAGATATTTCCGCAATATTCATATTCTTTGTTTCCCGATTCTTCAGAATCAGTTCGCGTGCTATATTCAACCGATAATTTCTGATAAACTGTCCGGCAGATTGTCCGATGAGGCTTTGCAGCTTTTTATTCAGCAGACTTTTGCTCACTCCGACCGCTTCGCTAAAATCACTTACCTCAAAATAAGAATTCTTATAATTCTCCTTGATGACCTCCATTACATGATTCAGAAACTTCTTATCTCCGGATTCCTCTTCTATATTTAGTACATCCACATCCATGTTGAGTGTGAATTTTCGCTGATACCGCTTCCTGTTTTCCAAGATATTCTGAATACGTGTCAAGAGCAAAGTCTCATCAAATGGCTTCAGCAGATACTCATCCACTCCCATACGATAACTTTCCAAGCGTGTTTCTTGCGAGGTCTTGGCAGTCAGCATCAAGAAAGGTATGTGTGAAATGGCAAAAGTATCCTTCACACGGCGGGAGAGCTCAATGCCATCCATTACAGGCATCATCAAGTCACTGATGATAAAGTCCACCGGGTTGCTGTAAAGAATATTTATTGCCTCTTCGCCGTTTGATGCCTCTAGCACATTGTACTGTTCACGGAGAATGGAACGGATGTATCCCCGCATATCTACATTGTCTTCTACCACTAGAATCGTTAAAGCTTCTTTCTCTTTGGAGGGCTCAGAAGCCGGGACAGGATTGGATGAAGAACCGTTAGAATCAATGATTATTAACTTATCATTCTTTTCTTCTTCCTGTTGCAAGGGGAGGAGAAGGCGGAAAGAACAGCCCGCAAGACGATTGTTACGCACTTTGATTTCTCCACCGTGCATCTGCACGATTCGTTTGCAGAGATAAAGGCCTATACCTGTTCCCGCCTGTCCGTAAACCGGATACTTCACTTGGTTCTGCGATTGATAGAAACGATTGAAAATCCTGTTCAGGTCTTCTTCCGGAATGCCCGGTCCCGTATCTCCGACACATATATATAAAGATTCTTTTCCACTCTTGCCAGATGGTAGTGAAGATATATACAGTGAGACTGTACCTCCATTCGGTGTAAACTTAATTGCATTACTCAACAGATTAGTCACCACTTTACGCATTGCCTCTTCATCATACAGAATCTCCGGTGTTTCCATCCGATAATATCGTTTCAGCACGACATTCCTTTCCCCTGCAAACACTTCGAAAGGAGTGATTAGCGAATCAATGAATTTCAGAAAATTCCCCCGCGTCTTGACAATTTCCAGTTTGCCGGATTCCACTTTGCGAAAGTCCATCAACTGATTGACCAGAGACAACAGATATTTCGAATTGCGCTCTACGAAATGAAGTTGTTCAATCACCTGTGGATTATAACTCAACTTCAATGCACGTTCAATAGGTCCGATAATCAACGTAATCGGCGTTCGGAACTCATGTGTGATATTCGTAAAGAAAGAAATCTTATCAAGCGTCAGCTCCTGCACTTTGCGCGACATTCGGACCAACTGTGCTTTCTGCTTCGTAATTTTCTCGTTCTGTTGGGTCAGCATCCGGTTCTGCCGTGATAGTTCTTCAGTCTGATTTTCCAACAAATGTTTTTGTTGCTCCAGTTCGTGCGTGCGTTCTTCCACCGTGCGATGCAAATACTCCTTCTGCCGTTTCAGCGTACGAATTCTCCATTGGTAAAATTGCCATATAATCACAAGCACGAGAATGATGATCAATAGAATGAACCATACAGTCTTATAAAAGTAAGGGACAATTGTGATGTTCAACTCTGTTACATTTTCTCCTTCATTTTCCCTGTCAGGGGTATATCTTACCTGCAGTGTATAATTTCCCGGAGGCAAATTTGTATAACTGGCAAAACGGCGATTGCCGGGCACATGCACCCATTTATCATCAAATCCGAGCAGCCGGTAGCTGTAAATGGCCGTATTGCTCGCTTCAAAATTGAGTGCTGAAAATTCTAAAGAGAACGATTTCTCCTTCTCGTGCAGCCGTAACTCATTAGTGATAGCAATATCTTCCGGCAAATATTCGTTTCCCGGAAAAATCTCTTCATTGCCAATTCTCAAGCGTGTGAAACGAACTTTGGCGGCAGGAAGAGAAATGGCGGGATGATTGCTCTCGATGGCCACCAATCCGCCTACGCTGCCGAAATAAAGTAAATCTTGTCCCGAACGTGCCGAACGGCAAGAGGCGTTCCAGTAAAACTGAGTGTCAATCAACCCATCCTGAGAAGTATAATTGATAAAGCGATTCTCTTCCGGATGATAGCAGGAAAGGCCATTATTTGTCCCAATCCAAAGATGACCTTCGCTGTCCTCCAATATACCGCGTACACTACTGTTGGGTAACCCTTGAGAAGTACTGTAAGATACGAATATTTCCTTACCCTGTTTGTCTATTGTCCGTTTGTAAATACCGTATCCGTTACTTCCCAGCCACAGAGTACCATCTTTGGTTTCAAAGAAACAGGTGATTTTTTCAATCAGACGTGAGTCGGGATCATCCAGTTTAAATTTCAGATGCCTGTGCTGAAACTCCCCTGTGGATGTGCGTGAGTGGAGATCGATGATGTACACACCTTCCATGCATCCTATCCAGAGTTTCCCGTGTTTATCAATGATAGAACCGATGCAGCCATGAATGTTCTCTGCCACTTTGTTTGCCAGGGGAGCACAGATTTTTCCGGTAGCTATCTCGTAAAAATAAAGTCCTTGATTGGCTCCTATCCATATACCATTATTTATAGGGTCGTATGTCAGCGAACCGATAAAGTCGATTGGAAATCCTTCGTTTGTCTGAGAAGAAATAACTTTCAGCACTTGTCGGGGAGCTTTCAAGTCAAGCAAATTGATACCTCCGCCCCAGGTTCCTATCCATAGATGGTCGTCTTGATCGGCTGTCAATGCACTGACAGAATTATGGCTCAGTCCCTCGCCTTCACGGGTGAAATGAGTAAATTGCTCGTTGTCATGTTCTTTCCGGTTCAGTCCGCCTTCTACGGTGCCTACCCATAATGTGCCGTAAATATCTTCATATACGGCATTCACCGGATTGTAGGACAAACTTGACGGGTTTTCTTTGTCGTGTTTATAGTTACGTATTGATAACCGTCTTGGACTCAGCATATTGATGCCGCCGGTTTCTGTTCCGAACCAGATATGATCCTCTTCAGATAGTATGTCATTGATAAAGTTACTGTTCAGCAGATTGGAACTTCCATTTTGAAGGCCATAGGATGCGATGCGCTCAAAGTCATCGGTCATTGGGTTATAGATGTTCACACCGCACAAAGTGGCAATAATCAATTGTTTATCATTTGTGATAGCCAGGTCGGTCAGATAGTTTTGTGAAAGCGAACGGGGATTAATCGGATCGTGTTCATACCGTTTGACGATGTTCCCGTTTTTATTATATCGGAACAGCCCCCGGTCAGTAGAAACCCATACCTCGTTTTCCTTCATTAGAAAATCGGATATATAGGTCCCAGGCTCGAATTTCAGGCATTCGGCGATGGGGATGGCTGTCAGTTTTCCTCGTGGGTCCCAATCCA
The Bacteroides caecimuris DNA segment above includes these coding regions:
- a CDS encoding two-component regulator propeller domain-containing protein — translated: MKKHLFVLLIIYNILFFAGRKNVHAQERFADRYNITYVTMNNGLPHNFIDDLYKDSRGFLWISTAGGGVSRYDGYEFVNYNPNTPHCRLKSNFIINVCEDSFQRLWMVSEGGTDIIDLTNLRPTLPRDAKGVLKNILNQPATHVMKDSKGCIWLHCANKLNRIEFNEKGEVKSVSTLVSVALNGPNIALQDIDEDGKIWAGINGEILKVDWDPRGKLTAIPIAECLKFEPGTYISDFLMKENEVWVSTDRGLFRYNKNGNIVKRYEHDPINPRSLSQNYLTDLAITNDKQLIIATLCGVNIYNPMTDDFERIASYGLQNGSSNLLNSNFINDILSEEDHIWFGTETGGINMLSPRRLSIRNYKHDKENPSSLSYNPVNAVYEDIYGTLWVGTVEGGLNRKEHDNEQFTHFTREGEGLSHNSVSALTADQDDHLWIGTWGGGINLLDLKAPRQVLKVISSQTNEGFPIDFIGSLTYDPINNGIWIGANQGLYFYEIATGKICAPLANKVAENIHGCIGSIIDKHGKLWIGCMEGVYIIDLHSRTSTGEFQHRHLKFKLDDPDSRLIEKITCFFETKDGTLWLGSNGYGIYKRTIDKQGKEIFVSYSTSQGLPNSSVRGILEDSEGHLWIGTNNGLSCYHPEENRFINYTSQDGLIDTQFYWNASCRSARSGQDLLYFGSVGGLVAIESNHPAISLPAAKVRFTRLRIGNEEIFPGNEYLPEDIAITNELRLHEKEKSFSLEFSALNFEASNTAIYSYRLLGFDDKWVHVPGNRRFASYTNLPPGNYTLQVRYTPDRENEGENVTELNITIVPYFYKTVWFILLIIILVLVIIWQFYQWRIRTLKRQKEYLHRTVEERTHELEQQKHLLENQTEELSRQNRMLTQQNEKITKQKAQLVRMSRKVQELTLDKISFFTNITHEFRTPITLIIGPIERALKLSYNPQVIEQLHFVERNSKYLLSLVNQLMDFRKVESGKLEIVKTRGNFLKFIDSLITPFEVFAGERNVVLKRYYRMETPEILYDEEAMRKVVTNLLSNAIKFTPNGGTVSLYISSLPSGKSGKESLYICVGDTGPGIPEEDLNRIFNRFYQSQNQVKYPVYGQAGTGIGLYLCKRIVQMHGGEIKVRNNRLAGCSFRLLLPLQQEEEKNDKLIIIDSNGSSSNPVPASEPSKEKEALTILVVEDNVDMRGYIRSILREQYNVLEASNGEEAINILYSNPVDFIISDLMMPVMDGIELSRRVKDTFAISHIPFLMLTAKTSQETRLESYRMGVDEYLLKPFDETLLLTRIQNILENRKRYQRKFTLNMDVDVLNIEEESGDKKFLNHVMEVIKENYKNSYFEVSDFSEAVGVSKSLLNKKLQSLIGQSAGQFIRNYRLNIARELILKNRETKNMNIAEISYEVGFNDPKYFTRCFTKYFNTTPSSLLNKEE
- a CDS encoding SusC/RagA family TonB-linked outer membrane protein, coding for MRKHLFFSVMLSLCTFGGISVYPTPAMATVAQSPTIKVRGQVIDEQGEPMPGATVRVKNGQGGTITDLNGNFQLEVPGNSTLLISYVGFKEREVAVRNRAIIEGIQLQADNKMLEQVVVVGYGTQKKSDLTGSVAVVDAEALKQTSNSNISTMLEGKVSGVQITSDGQPGADPTVRIRGVGSFGDTSPLYVIDGVPMGTSIRDFSSNDIETIQVLKDASAAAIYGSRAANGVIIITTKRGQKDQPLKVDYNGYFGVDNIPKDVYDVMNADQYSQYIGQAAANSNTPLPTGYKFDSETGKYHFQDDTNTNWFDEVFKTGIRQNHNVNLSGGGAHNTYNIALDYFNQKGTLEGAGPNYERYTARVNNIMETKFIKFQTSLVYSHSDQDNMGLSNASEYVQGLYGDVTNVLRGTLLMQPTIKAYDSSTWVLDNLVGIANNFNYDAYGYGVYYDTVHGDISASNPLLVNNLLKRNTRVDRFVGTGSADVDVLKMIGVDNKNHKLNYKVNLSYSKTHCKDFTWIPAWVQSNRVYLAKSNERLTKGSRDYSDALIENVITYDGTIGKHHINVLAGQTYEEEDTDLLTGWGINFTEPYFLQLQNASDTYSNSYEYKHSILSYIGRINYNYDDRYLFSATVRRDGSSRLTRNIRWGTFPSVSVGWRFDKEKFFPFDQNVVNLFKVRASYGELGNENIGEYMYQAVMSRNNMTYNFNGNVVTGSAVSTFVDSNLAWEKKKTYNVGVDLALFNNRLEFTAEWYKNTSEDLLYAVPVPEQAGVSNTTVTMNAASMNNSGFEFSATYRNRDRDFKYEISANLSTLRNRVTSLGFGTDSYISGAYITNVGQEIGQFYGWAYEGIARTQEDLDNHATQEGAQIGDCLYKDVSGPDGKPDGKIDANDQVVLGSGMPKIHFGLNARFEYKRFDLSIATFGALNYHVSDDIYNSLNSCYGWGNKEVGMLDANRFSEDGSTYLSNVPRTYVTNSASLGWNDLFSSRKIQNAAYWKIANVELGYNLPNEWFGKYVSDVRLYVSAQNLHTFTGYHGYNVDYAGGTFTPGYNFCSYPTARTFMCGVHFTF